The Raoultibacter phocaeensis genome includes a window with the following:
- a CDS encoding MFS transporter — translation MARLKLTKQEKSWVLYDVGNSAFVLLATALIPVYFQTLAEPGSSVVVAWGYAETVASLLLALLMPILGSIADLKGNKKKFFIGSVGTGAVALAALGLPTTALPFLIVYVVASIMLNGSMVFYDAFLVDAAATDERYDEVSSQGYAWGYIGSCIPFILSLAIVLGGGAIGIDMALGMKIAFLITAAWWVAFSIPLIRNVHQTHFKERTAHLIKDTFSGLVRTLKTIFKDKQLRLFMLAFFFYIDGVHTIIKMSTSYGTDLGIDATQLVLALLVTQFVAFPSAIIYGRLAGKVGTKRMLLVGVFAYLCITLFAAFFLKSAAEFWMLAICVGLFQGGIQALSRSEFGKLIPKEHANEYYGFFDIFGKYAAIMGTFLVSVFTQMTGNPSLGVLSIAVLFVVGFILLWRMPEAGK, via the coding sequence GTGGCCAGACTGAAACTGACCAAGCAAGAGAAAAGCTGGGTTTTGTACGATGTGGGAAACTCAGCTTTTGTTTTGCTTGCTACGGCGCTCATTCCCGTGTACTTCCAAACGCTTGCCGAGCCCGGTTCGTCGGTGGTGGTTGCATGGGGGTATGCCGAAACGGTCGCTTCGCTTCTGCTTGCGTTGCTGATGCCGATTCTCGGGAGCATCGCCGATTTGAAGGGGAACAAGAAGAAGTTCTTCATCGGCAGCGTGGGTACCGGTGCCGTTGCGCTTGCGGCGCTGGGGCTGCCCACCACGGCGTTGCCGTTTTTGATCGTGTACGTGGTAGCGTCGATCATGCTCAACGGCTCCATGGTGTTCTACGACGCGTTCCTTGTCGATGCGGCGGCGACTGACGAGCGCTACGACGAGGTTTCGTCGCAGGGCTACGCGTGGGGCTACATCGGCTCGTGCATACCGTTCATCCTCTCGCTCGCCATCGTACTCGGGGGAGGCGCGATCGGCATCGATATGGCGCTCGGCATGAAGATCGCGTTTCTCATCACGGCTGCGTGGTGGGTGGCGTTCAGCATCCCGCTCATCAGAAACGTGCACCAGACTCACTTCAAGGAGCGTACGGCTCACTTGATCAAAGACACGTTCTCGGGCCTTGTCAGAACGCTCAAGACGATATTCAAAGACAAGCAGCTGCGCCTTTTCATGCTCGCGTTCTTCTTTTACATCGATGGTGTGCACACCATTATCAAGATGTCCACGAGCTACGGTACCGATCTCGGCATCGATGCGACCCAGCTCGTGCTTGCGCTGCTCGTGACGCAGTTCGTCGCGTTTCCCTCGGCTATTATCTACGGGAGGCTTGCGGGTAAGGTGGGTACGAAGCGCATGCTGCTCGTGGGCGTGTTCGCGTATCTGTGCATCACGCTGTTCGCTGCGTTTTTCCTCAAGAGCGCTGCCGAGTTCTGGATGCTCGCCATTTGCGTGGGGCTGTTTCAAGGCGGCATACAGGCGCTCTCCCGCTCGGAGTTCGGCAAGCTCATCCCTAAAGAACACGCCAACGAGTATTACGGTTTCTTCGACATCTTCGGCAAGTACGCGGCCATTATGGGTACGTTTCTCGTGTCGGTGTTCACGCAGATGACGGGCAACCCCTCGCTCGGCGTGCTGTCGATCGCCGTGCTGTTCGTGGTGGGCTTCATCCTTCTGTGGCGGATGCCGGAAGCAGGGAAGTAG